One window of Mangrovibacterium diazotrophicum genomic DNA carries:
- a CDS encoding SAM-dependent methyltransferase: MPFELKQTVPWGRTLAEYKSLFSLTESDLDKRIISFGDGPASFNKEMTAQNKQVVSIDPIYRFSASDLRQRIAETKDVVLKQTRNNLDNFVWTKIRNIDELERTRLSAMNDFLEDFENGRKSGRYINHELPNQTVFEDQSFDLALSSHFLILYAQLGFEFHRASITEMLRVAREIRIFPILDLDAQKPALLHELIHHFEKDFLVHIEKVDYEFQKGGNEMLILKQK, from the coding sequence ATGCCCTTCGAATTAAAGCAAACTGTCCCTTGGGGACGCACTTTAGCTGAATATAAAAGCCTATTCAGCCTAACTGAATCTGATCTGGATAAACGGATCATCAGCTTTGGCGACGGACCGGCCAGCTTCAACAAGGAAATGACTGCGCAGAACAAACAGGTTGTATCCATTGATCCTATCTACCGGTTCTCCGCTTCGGATTTGCGCCAGCGCATAGCCGAAACCAAAGATGTCGTTCTGAAACAAACCCGAAACAACCTCGATAATTTCGTTTGGACGAAGATCAGGAATATCGACGAGTTGGAACGCACTCGGCTGTCGGCCATGAACGATTTTCTGGAAGATTTTGAGAACGGTAGAAAGTCAGGCCGATACATCAACCACGAGCTACCCAATCAAACTGTATTTGAAGATCAATCGTTCGACCTGGCACTCAGCTCCCACTTCCTGATTTTATATGCGCAGCTGGGATTTGAATTTCACCGCGCCTCAATTACCGAAATGCTGCGGGTTGCCCGCGAAATCCGCATTTTCCCGATCCTGGATCTGGACGCCCAAAAACCAGCACTGCTGCATGAACTAATTCACCATTTTGAAAAGGACTTCCTCGTCCATATTGAAAAGGTTGACTACGAATTTCAGAAAGGCGGCAACGAAATGCTGATCCTAAAACAGAAATAG
- a CDS encoding MarR family transcriptional regulator, with product MDTKEQVLEVIKKEATPLNAGKIVELTGLPRKQVDKAMEQLKKEEAIISPKRCYWQAK from the coding sequence ATGGACACAAAAGAACAGGTGCTGGAAGTCATCAAAAAAGAGGCTACTCCCTTAAACGCCGGAAAGATCGTCGAACTGACTGGTCTGCCGCGCAAGCAAGTCGACAAAGCCATGGAGCAATTAAAAAAGGAGGAAGCCATTATCTCTCCCAAACGCTGTTACTGGCAGGCCAAATAA
- a CDS encoding NAD-dependent epimerase/dehydratase family protein: protein MSKKIFLAGAAGAIGQPLSRLLIENGWKVYGTTRSEEKAALLQKMGVEPVVVDVYDTERLQSVLAEIQPEVVINQLTDLPYALNELEMTAALVRNARLRTEGTKNLVDAAVQAGCKRIIAQSISFIYDEGETPHVEEDPLLPAAHPVYGETAEGIRNLERQVLESGVEGIVLRYGLLYGPKTGFENPIAPASVHVEAAAKAAEIAVTKGQTGIYNVAEADASLSTEKATGTLGWNADWRLTSN, encoded by the coding sequence ATGTCGAAAAAAATCTTTTTAGCAGGAGCAGCAGGAGCCATTGGCCAGCCGCTTTCCCGGCTACTGATTGAAAATGGATGGAAAGTTTACGGAACAACCCGCTCTGAAGAGAAGGCTGCACTTCTTCAAAAAATGGGCGTAGAACCAGTTGTCGTAGATGTATATGATACAGAACGTTTGCAAAGCGTACTTGCAGAAATTCAACCGGAAGTCGTTATCAATCAGCTGACCGACCTCCCCTACGCACTTAACGAGCTGGAAATGACTGCCGCATTGGTTCGCAATGCGCGCCTGAGAACAGAGGGAACCAAAAATTTAGTTGATGCGGCCGTACAGGCAGGCTGCAAACGAATTATCGCACAAAGTATCTCCTTTATTTACGACGAGGGTGAAACACCACATGTAGAAGAAGACCCCTTATTACCGGCTGCGCATCCGGTGTATGGTGAAACAGCCGAGGGTATCCGAAACCTGGAGCGCCAAGTATTGGAATCGGGTGTTGAAGGGATTGTGCTTCGATATGGACTCCTTTATGGTCCGAAAACAGGTTTCGAAAACCCAATTGCCCCGGCTTCAGTTCATGTTGAAGCCGCAGCAAAAGCTGCTGAAATAGCAGTTACAAAAGGACAGACAGGTATCTATAATGTAGCGGAGGCCGACGCATCACTCTCTACCGAAAAAGCAACCGGCACATTAGGTTGGAATGCAGATTGGAGATTAACCAGTAATTAA
- a CDS encoding phosphatidylglycerol lysyltransferase domain-containing protein — protein MSSSNTREAKKIKRSKILDVSRIRENRTIILQGILAFLFIALALYFIKHEKTELSQVKTTLQHASVIWVLIGISITSFFIFLQGVMYQYSFRAVGERVTLRSAMLLFVKRNFISVFLPAGGISSLAFFTRSIEKQQVSKSKIHVASSIYAFVGILSVVIVAIPALAYSLLINSLSSKVIYTFVGLLLLVGGIVLAVRSVTSEGWLYQLIVKLHPPFEAQYAELKAIRFNRKHFMRTVLISIVIEFVGIAHLLIAMRALGYPLSVEGAIIGYIVSVMFLLISPFLRGLGAIELSMGFILTRYGFSTLEAVSVTFLYRFFEFWLLLFIGGFSFVFVRNNILLRIVPVVLTFSLGLVNIASVLTPAIHYRLHLLLDFLPWYAINLSNYAVFVVGIFLLLISAFLLKGVRSAWYITVVLAAISAIGHLTKAIDYEEASLALFTMESLLLTRRQYFVRSNPKLANIGINAAFIAAGAMLLYGVIGFYFLDKQHFNTDFSLAQSLRYTIQNFFFYQSDALVPADKFALNFLYSLNAAGGLTIGFLLYTLVRPYFFEAKAEEHEREAALELVQKYGHSPLDYFKTNYDKSFFFSAEGEAFVAYRPAGNYAVVLEDPVCADTEKLAMVIREFDSFCTANGMKSLFYRVSESSLPVYEQLKKKALLIGQEAVLDLTTFTIEGKAKKSIRTSSNKQKELGLVAKVYEPPLKAGLLQKLNAVSVEWQKERNYDELVFSQGLFDTDELKKQTVITVEDAEEKILAFANIIPDYQPGDTTYDLIRNAKDSPNGLLEYLMAELFFYLKDKGYKTANLGFAAMAGIEEGKNFPERGIRFAYEKMRSFAHYKGLKEFKDKFGPEWQNKYLIYTNDYDLFSVPAALKKVVKP, from the coding sequence ATGAGTTCAAGCAATACCCGGGAAGCAAAGAAAATCAAGCGCTCAAAAATTCTCGACGTCAGCCGGATTCGGGAAAACCGAACCATCATTCTGCAAGGCATCCTGGCCTTTTTGTTTATTGCACTGGCCCTGTATTTCATCAAGCACGAGAAGACGGAACTGTCGCAGGTAAAAACAACACTGCAACACGCCTCAGTTATCTGGGTACTAATCGGAATCTCTATTACGAGCTTTTTTATTTTCCTGCAGGGGGTGATGTACCAATACAGTTTCCGTGCGGTGGGCGAACGCGTGACTTTGCGCAGTGCCATGCTGTTGTTTGTGAAACGAAATTTTATCAGCGTATTTTTGCCGGCCGGGGGGATTTCGTCACTGGCCTTCTTCACGCGGAGTATTGAAAAGCAACAGGTTTCGAAATCGAAAATCCATGTCGCCTCCTCCATTTATGCTTTTGTGGGTATCCTGTCGGTCGTGATTGTGGCCATTCCGGCGCTGGCTTACTCGCTGTTGATTAACAGCCTTTCGTCCAAAGTGATTTACACCTTTGTCGGACTGCTGCTGCTTGTCGGTGGCATCGTGCTTGCTGTTCGTTCGGTCACCAGCGAAGGATGGTTGTATCAGCTCATCGTGAAACTGCATCCACCTTTCGAAGCCCAATATGCCGAATTAAAGGCCATTCGGTTTAACCGCAAACATTTTATGCGTACGGTGCTCATCTCCATTGTTATCGAGTTTGTGGGTATTGCGCACCTGCTCATTGCCATGCGTGCGCTGGGGTATCCGCTGTCGGTCGAAGGAGCAATAATCGGCTACATTGTTTCGGTGATGTTCCTGCTCATCTCCCCGTTCCTGCGCGGGCTGGGCGCCATCGAACTGTCGATGGGTTTCATCCTCACCCGCTACGGTTTTTCAACCCTCGAAGCTGTTTCGGTCACCTTCCTTTACCGTTTTTTCGAGTTCTGGCTGCTGCTGTTCATTGGCGGATTCAGTTTCGTGTTTGTCCGCAACAACATTTTGTTGCGCATCGTACCGGTTGTACTCACCTTCTCTCTCGGCTTGGTCAACATTGCGTCGGTGCTCACGCCAGCCATTCATTACCGGTTACACTTGCTGCTCGATTTTCTGCCGTGGTACGCGATCAACCTGTCGAACTATGCCGTGTTTGTCGTTGGAATTTTCCTGCTGCTCATTTCCGCCTTTTTGCTGAAGGGTGTCCGGTCGGCCTGGTACATCACGGTTGTCCTTGCAGCCATTTCGGCGATAGGCCACCTCACGAAAGCCATTGATTATGAAGAAGCGTCGCTGGCCTTGTTTACCATGGAGTCGTTGCTCCTCACACGCCGCCAGTATTTTGTGCGCAGCAATCCCAAACTGGCCAATATTGGGATCAATGCGGCATTCATTGCTGCCGGAGCAATGTTGTTGTACGGCGTCATCGGCTTCTATTTTCTCGATAAGCAACATTTCAATACTGATTTTAGTCTGGCACAGTCGCTTCGATACACCATTCAGAACTTCTTCTTTTATCAAAGCGATGCACTGGTTCCGGCTGATAAATTCGCGCTCAACTTTTTGTATTCGCTGAATGCAGCAGGCGGCCTCACCATTGGCTTTCTGCTTTACACCCTGGTTCGCCCTTACTTTTTCGAAGCCAAAGCTGAAGAACATGAGCGGGAAGCGGCACTGGAACTTGTGCAAAAGTACGGCCACTCACCGCTCGACTACTTCAAAACCAATTACGACAAAAGCTTTTTTTTCAGTGCCGAAGGTGAAGCTTTTGTGGCCTACCGCCCGGCAGGGAATTACGCCGTCGTACTGGAAGACCCCGTTTGTGCCGACACCGAGAAACTAGCGATGGTCATTCGCGAGTTCGATAGCTTTTGCACGGCCAACGGCATGAAGAGCCTGTTTTACCGTGTGTCTGAAAGTAGCCTGCCCGTCTACGAGCAATTAAAAAAGAAAGCATTGCTGATTGGGCAGGAAGCGGTACTCGACCTAACAACGTTTACCATTGAGGGCAAAGCGAAGAAGTCCATTCGCACCTCGTCCAACAAACAGAAAGAATTGGGATTGGTCGCCAAGGTTTACGAGCCACCATTAAAAGCAGGTTTGCTGCAAAAACTGAACGCTGTCTCGGTGGAATGGCAAAAGGAACGGAATTACGACGAGCTGGTATTTTCGCAAGGCTTGTTCGATACCGATGAGCTAAAAAAGCAAACTGTGATTACCGTCGAAGATGCAGAAGAAAAAATTCTCGCTTTTGCCAACATCATCCCCGACTACCAGCCGGGCGACACCACCTACGACCTGATTCGCAATGCCAAAGACAGCCCTAACGGCTTGCTGGAGTACCTGATGGCCGAACTGTTTTTCTACCTGAAAGACAAAGGCTACAAAACAGCTAACCTGGGTTTTGCCGCCATGGCCGGCATTGAAGAAGGTAAAAACTTCCCCGAACGCGGCATCCGTTTTGCCTACGAAAAAATGCGCTCGTTTGCACACTACAAAGGCCTGAAGGAATTCAAGGACAAGTTCGGACCCGAGTGGCAAAACAAATACCTGATTTACACCAACGACTACGACCTGTTCAGCGTTCCCGCAGCATTGAAAAAGGTTGTGAAACCCTGA
- a CDS encoding Crp/Fnr family transcriptional regulator → MQITLVEHIRKLVNLSENEVLLLNTFIKHQTARKKELILLNGNVSKSLYFVEKGCLRMYFINEKSAEQITQFALEGWWLTDFFSFMDNTPSDYFIQAIETSRVVSIDRQVYDELLEALPQLERYFRIVMQRNLAASQLRSKYVYEMSKEEFYQHFAASFPDFIQRVPQYMVASYLGLTPEYLSELRKKNS, encoded by the coding sequence ATGCAAATCACACTCGTTGAGCATATCCGCAAATTGGTGAACCTAAGTGAGAACGAAGTCCTGCTTCTGAACACCTTTATCAAACACCAAACAGCCCGGAAAAAGGAGCTGATCCTTTTGAACGGCAATGTTAGCAAATCGCTTTACTTCGTCGAAAAAGGCTGTTTACGAATGTATTTCATCAATGAAAAATCAGCGGAACAAATTACGCAGTTCGCCCTTGAAGGTTGGTGGCTAACCGACTTTTTCAGTTTTATGGACAACACCCCTTCTGATTATTTTATTCAGGCTATAGAGACTTCCCGCGTCGTTTCAATCGATCGACAGGTGTATGATGAGTTGCTGGAAGCACTGCCTCAATTGGAACGGTATTTTAGAATAGTCATGCAGCGGAATCTCGCAGCGTCGCAGTTAAGATCCAAATACGTTTACGAAATGTCCAAGGAGGAATTCTACCAGCATTTCGCCGCCAGCTTTCCGGATTTTATTCAACGTGTGCCCCAATACATGGTGGCTTCATACCTGGGCCTAACACCAGAATATCTCAGCGAACTGCGAAAAAAGAATTCTTAA
- a CDS encoding DHA2 family efflux MFS transporter permease subunit has protein sequence MKRLSLIISLIVGGTFLMQTIDGTAITTAIPQMAEDFGVSTASMSMGITAYVIMVAIFIPVSGWVADRFGVKKVFSAAIVGFVLSSVLCGFSNSFPTFIASRVLQGIAGALMVPVGQLAVLSHTDKKDLVTAIALITWPGLIGPILGPFIGGYFTTYQSWHWIFFINIPLGAIALLLAFKYIPSRTETNQRKLDWKGFLLSSLGLLSLILVFELTAEELTGKLTILALFLLSAVLIGLSVWRSINIDSPLIDFSVVKIKTFRVNILSGGLIRIVMNTAPYLLPLFFQLGFGLNAFDAGLLYMASMTGNLAMKPATIWITRKFNFRVVLIVNGILLALAVFLQSYLQPETPYLILIPLLFFSGMTRSMQFSSLNTLAFADVPKASMSHANTLANTMQQISIAIGVATGAILLHLAASFHNTASGHYAVVDFQLALKITAIMALISVVEYFSINKYDGLNVRNKEKN, from the coding sequence ATGAAACGATTATCACTTATTATATCACTCATCGTCGGGGGCACTTTCCTGATGCAAACGATCGACGGCACTGCAATTACAACCGCCATTCCGCAGATGGCTGAGGATTTTGGTGTGAGCACTGCATCAATGAGCATGGGCATCACGGCTTACGTTATTATGGTCGCTATTTTTATTCCGGTCAGTGGCTGGGTGGCAGATCGCTTTGGTGTCAAAAAGGTGTTTAGCGCAGCCATTGTTGGTTTTGTGCTGAGCTCTGTTTTGTGCGGCTTTTCCAATTCGTTTCCTACATTTATTGCATCACGGGTTTTGCAGGGCATTGCTGGTGCTTTAATGGTTCCGGTCGGACAACTGGCTGTGCTGAGCCACACCGATAAGAAAGACCTGGTTACTGCAATTGCACTGATCACCTGGCCGGGACTTATCGGTCCTATTTTAGGGCCTTTCATCGGTGGCTATTTCACGACCTACCAATCGTGGCACTGGATATTTTTCATTAACATCCCCTTAGGTGCCATTGCCTTGTTATTGGCATTCAAGTATATTCCCAGCCGCACCGAAACAAACCAGCGAAAACTCGACTGGAAAGGATTTTTGCTGAGCAGTCTGGGCCTGCTGAGCCTGATACTGGTATTCGAATTGACAGCAGAAGAACTTACCGGGAAACTGACTATTTTGGCCTTGTTTCTGCTGTCTGCAGTTCTTATTGGTTTGTCGGTATGGCGCTCCATCAACATTGATTCGCCGCTGATCGATTTTTCGGTTGTGAAAATAAAAACCTTTCGGGTCAATATTCTCTCCGGCGGCCTGATCCGTATTGTCATGAACACGGCTCCCTACCTGTTACCGCTGTTTTTTCAACTTGGATTTGGCTTGAATGCCTTCGATGCTGGTCTGTTGTACATGGCCAGCATGACCGGTAACTTAGCGATGAAGCCTGCAACGATCTGGATAACGCGCAAATTCAACTTTCGGGTGGTGCTTATTGTGAACGGTATCCTGCTTGCTCTGGCAGTATTTCTACAATCGTACCTGCAGCCGGAAACGCCCTACCTGATTCTGATCCCTTTACTATTTTTCTCCGGCATGACCCGTTCCATGCAATTTAGCAGTCTTAATACACTGGCTTTTGCCGATGTACCGAAGGCATCCATGAGTCATGCCAATACACTTGCCAACACCATGCAGCAAATTAGCATCGCTATTGGAGTTGCAACAGGTGCAATTCTGTTACATTTAGCAGCTTCCTTTCACAATACAGCGAGCGGACATTACGCCGTAGTCGATTTTCAGCTGGCCTTGAAAATCACAGCAATCATGGCATTGATTAGTGTGGTGGAATATTTTTCAATTAATAAATATGACGGACTGAACGTCAGAAATAAGGAGAAGAATTAG
- a CDS encoding histone H1, producing MKELLEKINAEIASFQENATAQSENGNKAAGTRARKASLELGKLMKEFRQVSLEESKK from the coding sequence ATGAAAGAACTTTTGGAAAAAATCAATGCCGAGATCGCATCTTTTCAGGAAAATGCAACTGCACAATCAGAAAATGGTAACAAAGCTGCAGGTACTCGTGCACGCAAGGCTAGCTTGGAACTGGGTAAACTTATGAAGGAGTTCCGCCAGGTTTCATTAGAAGAGTCTAAAAAGTAA